A window of the Apostichopus japonicus isolate 1M-3 chromosome 8, ASM3797524v1, whole genome shotgun sequence genome harbors these coding sequences:
- the LOC139971381 gene encoding WD repeat-containing protein 74-like: MAASSEHVWIGAETGILKGLDLVKRTTTNFTDFKTLNKQQEIHVMCWGPQGKDQILLGLRSGVVKQFDVNKRGFASTKDYGELGGHYVGMATTDDSIITCLSNGHLTVWQNDEAKLELDLGKNVKKMKQHKEKSNIIATGGKENELKVYDLEKPDQPIFLAKNVRHNFLDLRVPVWINDMQFLSGESNKIVTCTAHHQVRLYDLNTPQRRPVLDVEFQDCPIMALDVTPDQRSVIVGNAQGQLGRIDFRNGIYSKNYKGFAGSIRSVQCHPTLPLVGTCGLDRFFRLHHLRTGKMEKKVYLKSRLNCFLYTDRDHTEDLLVKEKEDAKEEERKVEEKEEGGESDDELWQGMEEVADDTEGTSKRRKNSEGLSIAKRTK, encoded by the exons ATGGCAGCCTCCAGTGAACATGTGTGGATCGGAGCTGAAACTGGGATTCTCAAGG GTCTGGACCTTGTCAAACGAACCACTACTAACTTTACAGACTTCAAAACTTTGAATAAGCAACAAGAAATCCATGTTATGTGTTGGGGTCCGCAAGGCAAAGATCAG ATCCTGTTAGGACTAAGAAGTGGAGTTGTGAAGCAGTTTGATGTCAATAAACGTGGTTTTGCATCGACAAAAGACTATGGTGAATTAGGGGGTCATTATGTAGGCATGGCAACCACAGATGATTCCATCATTACATGCTTATCAAATGGTCACCTGACTGTGTGGCAGAATGATGAAGCAAAG TTGGAATTGGATTTGGGCAAAAATgttaagaaaatgaaacaacacAAAGAAAAGAGCAACATCATAGCAACgggaggaaaagaaaatgagCTCAAAGTTTATGACTTAGAAAAACCAGATCAACCAATCTTTCTGGCCAAAAAT GTTAGACACAATTTCCTCGACTTACGAGTACCTGTTTGGATTAATGATATGCAGTTCTTATCGGGAGAATCAAATAAGATAGTAACCTGTACGGCACACCACCAG GTGAGGCTGTATGACCTCAATACTCCACAGAGAAGGCCAGTACTAGACGTTGAATTCCAAGACTGTCCGATCATGGCCTTAGATGTTACTCCTGATCAAAG ATCAGTAATAGTTGGCAATGCACAGGGGCAATTGGGCAGGATTGACTTCAGGAATG GTATCTACTCAAAAAATTACAAAGGGTTCGCTGGGAGCATACGAAGCGTTCAATGCCATCCTACTCTTCCCCTGGTCGGAACCTGTGGATTGGACCGTTTCTTCAGATTACATCACTTGAGGACAGGGAAGATGGAGAAAAAG GTTTATCTCAAGTCAAGACTGAATTGTTTCTTATACACTGATCGGGACCACACAGAG GATTTGttagtaaaagaaaaagaagatgcAAAAGAAGAGGAAAGAAAAGTAGAGGAGAAAGAGGAAGGAGGAGAGAGCGATGATGAGCTATGGCAGGGGATGGAGGAGGTAGCAGATGATACAGAAGGAACTAGTAAAAGGAGAAAGAACTCAGAGGGCCTGAGCATTGCTAAAAGGACTAAATGA